The genomic interval ATCCATGTCATCTTGGTAAAAGCTGGATAGGAAAACCCAGATGCCCTCCCAAAGTGTTGCCTGTGATTCAGCAAGCGGGTCAGTGCTAAGTCAGTACTGTAATATTTAGGGAAGGAGAAATCCTTTGGTGAGGCTTTTCTGGGTGAGTGGTGATCAGCTGAATCCGATGACTCCTAGCTCAGGTCTGTAATAGAAATTTGCACGTGGCCTAAAACCTAAGAGTGATCAGTATGGTGGCAATAAGCACGAAAGAAGTGACGCAAGACACCACTGACACCTTTTTCATGGCTCAGGGAAGTTTTGAGACGTAAACCATCTCCATATGTATAGGTACTCTGCCCCTTGGGGCTATTTCTATTGAAAGGGCATCtaaaagagataaaaattaatCATCATCATTAGGGACTGGATTTCTGCTAGCTGCTTAGTAATTAGAGCTTTAATTGCCCAGTGATAAAAGTTTTAATTACTCAGTAATTAGTACTTGAAGTTTCAAGAGCTACACATGCACTCAATTGCATTTCCAACCACCAAGAGTGAAAGATGGAATAGCTCCAGTGTGCGTCAGCAAAGCTCTGAGCAAGAGGGATGAGTGCtggtgaagaagcagcagcacaaaaaAGGGATGGCATCTGTTTGCTGATGATCAGACATGTTTATCTGGGTCAAAACCAGGCTGTAGCAGAGCTAGGTTCCTTTCTCCAAGAGCAGGAAGGTAATAGGAAGGACACTAGAGAGACCAGAGGTGTTGTTACTAAGGCAGGGCATGCCAAGAAATAGAGATGCCTATCCCTCTGATCAGCTCATCCCTCTGGCTGTCCTATGAACAGTTATTACCTAGGGACAAATGAACACTGCTGAATGTGAAGCTGAGCACTGTCACAGAGCAGAGTCTGCAGGCAGCTTGGGACATTTCCAAACTCCCCACCTCCTCAGCATGGCCAGACAAGATGATCAGGTGGCAAAGGCATCACATGGGACAAAAGGTACAGCAGAAAGCAAGTCCTTTTCAACAGCTCAGGTCCTTTATTTGGTACATTCAGTCCTTCAGGCTCTTAGCCACATACCCTGCAAGTACTATTCCATTGTTTAAACAAATACTAATCTAAAATCATATGGATCCAACGCGAAGAACCTAGCTCTGTAGGTGTCGTACCAAAATGCCTGACACCCATCACCAAAGTACCCTTTTGACGTTAGCAGTATCCAGCTCCGACATGTATATTGCAATTTAACAAGCCATTCTACCTATACTATGTTTAACTCAAGGCCAAAATACCCCTTGCTGGGTCAAGCACGAATTACTTTATACTTAGTATTACCACAATTAATTTTCTTTATGCCAAGTAGTAAAGATTCTAATTAACTAAATCTCTTGAGGCCTGGTTTCATTCTCCTTGCATCACTAGAAGTTAAATATCATTAACAAGTCAAACTTTATTAAAGTCAACAGTTGGCAATAGCCCAGAAAACAGGCCTATGTTAAAGTAACAGAGTCTTGAAAGAACTGCATATTTGTCAGCTGCTTAGGCAATCAAAGGTAAAAATTGTCTGAGAAACTCTGCAGTCAGGGACCAGggcaacttttctgtaaaataattacAGGTACTCCAGAAAATTTTTACACACCTGACAGAGAGACTTTTAAATGACCTTCAGGTTTTCTACAGGCAATATGCAAAATCCATCAcaagaacttcagaaaaacaagacaaaattgAGCTAGTTAGAAATATTTCATGGAAAATAAATCTGATTGATAGATAAAGGGTGGCATGAAATCTTTCAGAAACTCAGAAATAATCTAATGTTATTCATAATTGTAGAATcctgggggttttttttctctcttttttgacaAGTTTCCAAATCTCTGCAATTTTGAACAATAATTAAAGTGGAGAAGATAAAATGTACTAATAATCACATAAgcacagcttttaaaaagttCCTGTTCCCAggcattagggaaaaaaagaaagaaaagaaagaacagctccAAACTACCAACATCCAGTTCATATACACATAACATCAAATAGAacagtttttttctgtattccaaAATGTATTTACACCTCCTAGGGAGTCACTGTAGTAACTCAAAGCATGTAGATAATCTGTTATGCATCATCAGATGTTTCCTATATCTGTTGCAGCAAATAAATACCTGACCACAGTAGACTGAACAATTAGCTATGAGGCTATGTAGCATTTAAGTCATAAGAGAGACAGGAATTCACCTCACTTTTTTTAGCTGTCTGGCCTAAGCTGGTCACAGGCTTACTCAGCAGTCAAAGAAGAGGCAAAGGCGTCCCCTAAGACTGAGTCACTCTTTCCAGATATATACTCCAGGGTAGATGAGGTGATCTGCTCTCTGGAGGAGAGGTCTGTCTGTCACCCAGCGAGAGATCAGATTCTAGACAGCCGTAATTAAGAGAAATATAGGGTTCCAGAAGTGTGGCAATAGTAGAAAGGCCTGAAAAACAGAGGCTGTATGTAGGACCAGTACTCATTTCTGTCACAGATTCTCTCCCCTGGTCCTGAGTCGTGAGTAAAACATGCATGTTAACCTCCGTTGTTATTGCAGTGATAATTATTATTCTTTACACTGTAGCTGCACCTTAGAGTCCCATGCCTGGATTGTAACCTTGCTGTGTTAGACATTGTATAGGTACAGGGCAAACAGCTGATCTCTCTCCCTAGCAGATTACTGTCAAAGCAGCCCATGtgattcattttatttacaaTGAGAAGTCATGTTTTACAGTAAGTTTTTACAGAAGGCAATTGTTTAGTTGAATCTACTACTGTTTTCAGTGTTGGCTGCACTCTGAAACGTCTGTTTTCCCATTATTGTTTTCCAGCTATGCTTTTCCCAGCTGCTCAGCGACTGAAGAGGTCTTCAGCCATGTTCCTTAACCCAGTACTACAAAACTCGCTGGAAGATGTGGTCCTGCTTTATGAGGTTCAGTATATGAGACCAAATGGTACCTCAAACCCTAACCAAGACTGCGGTTATTGTCTGTACTAGGGTTATCCTTTATCTCTTTCCATGTCATTTTTATTCAGCCCAGCCATAAACCCATTGCTGACAGTTTAGTAGCTCACCAGAAGGGAAGGGCTAGACATATATATGCCATACTCACCTCTTTCAGCTCGTAAAGCATGCAGCAGCCTGAGGTACTTCAAATGTGAGTTCTAGTTGCTCCACAGGCAAAGTGAAGACCAGAGCCTATGGCTCTCCGTTGAAAGTAACTTCCTTCCAGAACATTTATGTATTAACAATATAatgcatttaaattatttaatccGAATTTCAACCCCAAATGATTGGATCAAACTATCAAAGCCACCAATATCAGTCATTGCAAAGAAATCTCCAGGGTGTGACAGTTTCGCTTAAAAATGATTCAGATCCCTGCTTCCACACTAGTAGAGACTGCAGGTATAATGCACAATCTGCAATAGTTTCATGTTATTAGCTAAGGGAAAGCAGGCCACCTGAAGAAGGTACCTGGGCCAAATCTATTTCCCACTTTGAGTAGACTCGGATTGGATGTCTAAGCAGAGAATGCCAGCTGAGAAGCTAAATGCCATCTATTCTGTGCTCTCACACAGAGCCAGGCCACCGCTGCTTTCTCGGCGCTAGGCGGGGGAGAATGGCTATCTCCCATCTCTCTAATCCCCACATGGCACCAACCTGCCTAtgttagaaaacagaagaatatccactctttcctcttcctcccccgccCATAGCCAGTCTCTGATTTTCCCAGGTAGGTAACACAGAACTGAGTGCAACATTTACATAGAGACTTTCTGGTTTGCCCCACCTCCAGCCAGTGCTATGAGAGGTTTGTCTACGTTTGACCTAAAGCAAAGACCTAAGGGCATGTTGTGAATTCACATTTAATCTGCCTAGACTCTTTTGGAGAAGATAAATAGCTTTCTGTGTTCTGATTTTGTACCAGTTTCTTTTAGCTGAGCTTGACATTGACAAAAGTCAGAGAATCTCCATCAAAGATGAGGAGCTGGCTTCGCTGAGGAAGGCTGCTGAGTTTGACACCATCTGCAATGAGGTTATCCCCAAGAGCATCACAGAGATCCGCAGGCTGAGTAGCAGGCTGTCCGCCTACCCGAGAGTCCTCAAGAAAGAAGACTTTGAAAGGACAGTGCTGACCATGGTCTACACGGCCTACAGGGC from Struthio camelus isolate bStrCam1 chromosome 1, bStrCam1.hap1, whole genome shotgun sequence carries:
- the FAM180A gene encoding protein FAM180A — encoded protein: MHWKTLLLLLFYYSVHATVTYKWSRAMLFPAAQRLKRSSAMFLNPVLQNSLEDVVLLYEFLLAELDIDKSQRISIKDEELASLRKAAEFDTICNEVIPKSITEIRRLSSRLSAYPRVLKKEDFERTVLTMVYTAYRAAQSQGHQKDIWAESFVNLYKALKHDLMFPYNKEPS